A region of Vespula vulgaris chromosome 1, iyVesVulg1.1, whole genome shotgun sequence DNA encodes the following proteins:
- the LOC127065837 gene encoding proteasome subunit beta type-4, with translation MALFGGNVCSTPAPFWQNGPTPGCFYDFPGSTMQSVDHGMRQRSQAPMTTGTSVIGIQFKDGVIIAADILASYGSLARYRNCERIMKVNDNILLGASGDYADFQCIKSNIEKKILDEQCLDDGFSLKPKALYCWLTRVMYNRRSSYDPFWNNFVIAGLHDGKPFLGTVDKLGTAYIDPVIATGYGAYMATPLLRKAYEENSEMTKEEAKELLYKAMQVLFYRDARSFPKYYLGVITKDEGVEIEGPLTLDSNWEAAVLTK, from the exons ATGGCGCTTTTCGGTGGTAATGTTTGTTCTACTCCCGCACCTTTTTGGCAAAATGGTCCAACGCCGGGCTGTTTTTATGATTTTCCTGGCAGTACCATGCAGTCAGTCGATCACGGAATGCGTCAAAGATCACA AGCACCTATGACAACTGGAACATCAGTAATTGGCATACAATTTAAAGATGGAGTTATTATTGCTGCCGATATCCTAGCATCTTATGGTTCATTAGCTAGATATAGAAATTGTGAACGTATCATGAAAGTCAATGATAATATTCTTCTTGGTGCTAGCGGTGATTATGCAGATTTTCAGTGCATCAAAAGTaacattgaaaagaaaat TCTAGATGAACAATGTTTAGATGATGGATTTTCTTTAAAACCTAAAGCACTTTATTGTTGGTTAACTCGTGTGATGTATAACAGACGATCAAGTTATGATCCATTTTGGAACAATTTTGTAATTGCAGGTTTACATGATGGAAAACc gTTTTTAGGTACAGTAGATAAACTTGGAACTGCTTACATTGATCCAGTAATTGCAACTGGTTATGGTGCCTATATGGCAACACCTTTATTGCGGAAAGCATATGAAGAAAACAGTGAAATGActaaagaagaagcaaaagaactTCTTTACAAAGCTATGCAAGTTCTTTTTTACAGAGACGCTCGTTCTTTTCCTAAG tATTATCTTGGTGTGATTACTAAAGATGAAGGTGTGGAGATTGAAGGTCCATTAACATTAGACAGTAACTGGGAAGCAGCTGTTCTAAccaaataa
- the LOC127070023 gene encoding forkhead box protein J1-A-like codes for MVRMRIELAEVEIPMDDGSSSPSKNMEVDEYGVEAELTSLSWLQSLDITSASSLPTPPCSPSPPPLVRKPPKKMSPLLKAELDLAENADKYRTDPDAKPPFSYATIICLAMRANNNKVSLSNIYAWIRENFLYYKYADPAWQNSIRHNLSLNKCFVKLPRSKDEPGKGGFWKLDLERMEEGKRTRRRASTTQRNRGSRRQHNTTNSTTTTTTTSTSMTLSSASVTSNHSLQNSCVPPTTCLSALYETPPSSVSPPIPDTLSEVPESTQVNLTEDDLTGLLIATAGWDENQLDLLDSLLDTL; via the exons ATGGTGAGAATGAGGATAGAGTTGGCCGAGGTTGAGATACCGATGGATGACGGTTCATCCTCACCATCGAAGAACATGGAGGTCGATGAGTACGGAGTAGAGGCAGAGCTGACGAGTCTTTCGTGGCTGCAATCGTTAGACATCACGAGTGCGTCCAGTTTGCCAACGCCACCATGTTCGCCATCGCCTCCACCGTTGGTACGAAAACCCCCGAAGAAGATGTCACCTTTGCTCAAGGCTGAATTAG ATCTTGCGGAAAATGCCGATAAATATCGAACGGATCCAGACGCAAAGCCGCCATTCTCCTACGCTACGATCATATGCCTCGCGATGCGCGCGAACAATAATAAAGTGTCCCTGTCGAACATATATGCATGGATTCGCGAGAATTTTTTGTACTACAAATATGCTGATCCAGCTTGgcag AACTCGATTCGGCATAATCTATCGTTAAACAAATGCTTCGTCAAGTTGCCACGTTCGAAGGATGAGCCAGGCAAGGGTGGCTTTTGGAAACTGGACTTGGAACGTATGGAAGAGGGTAAAAGAACGAGACGACGTGCTTCGACAACTCAACGTAATCGAGGATCGAGAAGACAACACAACACAACAAATTCAACGACGACCACGACAACGACGTCGACATCGATGACGTTGTCTTCTGCTTCAGTAACGAGCAATCATTCGTTGCAAAACAGTTGTGTACCACCTACCACCTGTCTTTCCGCCCTTTACGAGACACCACCGAGCAGCGTTTCACCTCCGATACCAGACACACTTTCGGAAGTACCCGAATCAACGCAAGTTAATCTCACCGAAGATGATCTAACGGGTCTACTGATCGCCACAGCAGGTTGGGATGAGAACCAGCTGGATCTCTTGGATTCTCTTTTGGATActctttaa
- the LOC127065819 gene encoding methionine aminopeptidase 1D, mitochondrial isoform X1, which translates to MMIEAANVARIYPFVKNFFRYKSHEKELKPKIVNNSFGKYEVVEPWHVSERRHVPSYIPKPSYSSTKIPQQGPIRPEIKDQNQIECMRESCELAQYVLTQAEQYIKPGVTTDQLDEMIHEMIVNNGAYPSPLNYRGFPKSICTSINNVACHGIPDDRPLKCGDIINVDVTVYLNGYHGDCSKTFEVGESDAEGKRLIQVTELCLQSAIKICKPNEKFCNIGNIVEEIANKHGFNVIPAFAGHGIGTYFHGPPDILHFAHESPERMQPGMTFTIEPILTQGGKEVEILEDGWTAVTVDDARTAQVEHTILITDNGCEIMTK; encoded by the exons atgatgattGAAGCTGCCAATGTTGCAAGGATCTATCC tttTGTCAAGAATTTCTTCCGATACAAATCGCAC gaaaaagaattaaagccaaaaattgtaaataattcatttggTAAATATGAAGTTGTAGAACCATGGCATGTTTCTGAAAGAAGACACGTGCCATCATATATTCCTAAGCCATCTTATAGTTCAACTAAAATTCCACAACAAGGACCAATAAGACCAGAGATTAAAGATCAAAATCAAATAGAATGTATGAGAGAAAGTTGTGAACTTGCACAATATGTTCTTACTCAGGCAGAACAATATATTAAG CCTGGTGTCACTACAGATCAACTAGATGAAATGATTCATGAAATGATCGTAAATAATGGAGCATACCCTAGTCCGCTTAATTATCGAGGATTTCCAAAATCTATATGTACTAGTATTAATAACGTTGCATGTCATGGTATCCCAGATGATCGTCCATTAAAATGTGGAGACATAATTAATGTAGATGTGACT GTTTATCTAAATGGCTATCATGGAGATTGTTCAAAAACATTTGAAGTCGGAGAAAGTGATGCTGAGGGTAAAAGATTAATACAGGTGACTGAACTTTGCCTTCAAAGtgcaataaaaatttgtaaaccaaatgaaaaattttgtaatatag GTAATATTGTGGAAGAAATAGCAAATAAGCATGGATTTAATGTAATTCCTGCATTTGCTGGACATGGCATAGGAACTTATTTTCATGGGCCACCAGACATCTTACATTTTG cGCACGAATCTCCTGAAAGAATGCAGCCAGGTATGACATTTACTATAGAGCCAATTCTGACTCAAGGTGGAAAAGAGGTAGAAATTTTAGAGGATGGTTGGACAGCTGTAACAGTAGATGATGCTAGAACTGCACAAGTGGAACATACCATTTTGATAACTGATAATGGTTGTGAAATAATGACAAAATAG
- the LOC127065819 gene encoding methionine aminopeptidase 1D, mitochondrial isoform X2, whose amino-acid sequence MLQGSILVEPWHVSERRHVPSYIPKPSYSSTKIPQQGPIRPEIKDQNQIECMRESCELAQYVLTQAEQYIKPGVTTDQLDEMIHEMIVNNGAYPSPLNYRGFPKSICTSINNVACHGIPDDRPLKCGDIINVDVTVYLNGYHGDCSKTFEVGESDAEGKRLIQVTELCLQSAIKICKPNEKFCNIGNIVEEIANKHGFNVIPAFAGHGIGTYFHGPPDILHFAHESPERMQPGMTFTIEPILTQGGKEVEILEDGWTAVTVDDARTAQVEHTILITDNGCEIMTK is encoded by the exons ATGTTGCAAGGATCTATCC TTGTAGAACCATGGCATGTTTCTGAAAGAAGACACGTGCCATCATATATTCCTAAGCCATCTTATAGTTCAACTAAAATTCCACAACAAGGACCAATAAGACCAGAGATTAAAGATCAAAATCAAATAGAATGTATGAGAGAAAGTTGTGAACTTGCACAATATGTTCTTACTCAGGCAGAACAATATATTAAG CCTGGTGTCACTACAGATCAACTAGATGAAATGATTCATGAAATGATCGTAAATAATGGAGCATACCCTAGTCCGCTTAATTATCGAGGATTTCCAAAATCTATATGTACTAGTATTAATAACGTTGCATGTCATGGTATCCCAGATGATCGTCCATTAAAATGTGGAGACATAATTAATGTAGATGTGACT GTTTATCTAAATGGCTATCATGGAGATTGTTCAAAAACATTTGAAGTCGGAGAAAGTGATGCTGAGGGTAAAAGATTAATACAGGTGACTGAACTTTGCCTTCAAAGtgcaataaaaatttgtaaaccaaatgaaaaattttgtaatatag GTAATATTGTGGAAGAAATAGCAAATAAGCATGGATTTAATGTAATTCCTGCATTTGCTGGACATGGCATAGGAACTTATTTTCATGGGCCACCAGACATCTTACATTTTG cGCACGAATCTCCTGAAAGAATGCAGCCAGGTATGACATTTACTATAGAGCCAATTCTGACTCAAGGTGGAAAAGAGGTAGAAATTTTAGAGGATGGTTGGACAGCTGTAACAGTAGATGATGCTAGAACTGCACAAGTGGAACATACCATTTTGATAACTGATAATGGTTGTGAAATAATGACAAAATAG